Proteins encoded in a region of the Leifsonia sp. PS1209 genome:
- a CDS encoding SDR family oxidoreductase, whose product MDLGLDGKRVLVTGAGRGIGLAIVRAFLAEGATVVGASRRATDETTALVDADDRFSFFGVDLSDPAGPAAMVDAFPGQIDVLVNNVGSAPVRPGGFASIDDETWAQTIGLNLLAAVRACRSALPRLAEQGSILNIVSENAILADPQVLDYSAAKAALLSVTKSLSKELGPRGFRVNSISPGPVETALWLGDSGVAATVSKAQNIDPAAVRAGAESQMATGRFTRPEEVADLAVMLSSPRLGNLTGADVVIDGGMRPTM is encoded by the coding sequence ATGGACCTCGGACTCGACGGAAAGCGGGTGCTCGTCACCGGCGCAGGGCGGGGGATCGGGCTGGCGATCGTGCGTGCGTTCCTCGCGGAGGGCGCGACGGTGGTCGGCGCCTCCCGCCGCGCGACGGACGAGACGACGGCGCTGGTGGACGCCGACGACCGGTTCTCGTTCTTCGGCGTCGACCTCTCCGACCCGGCAGGTCCGGCGGCGATGGTGGATGCGTTCCCGGGCCAGATCGACGTGCTCGTGAACAACGTCGGGTCGGCTCCCGTGCGGCCGGGCGGCTTCGCGTCGATCGACGACGAGACGTGGGCGCAGACCATCGGGCTCAACCTGCTCGCGGCGGTGCGCGCCTGCCGGTCGGCACTTCCGCGGCTGGCCGAGCAGGGGAGCATCCTGAACATCGTGTCGGAGAACGCGATCCTCGCCGACCCGCAGGTGCTCGACTACAGCGCGGCGAAGGCCGCCCTGCTGAGCGTGACGAAGTCGCTGTCGAAGGAGCTCGGGCCGCGAGGGTTCCGGGTGAACTCGATCAGTCCGGGACCGGTCGAGACGGCGCTCTGGCTCGGTGACAGCGGGGTGGCGGCGACGGTCTCGAAGGCGCAGAACATCGACCCGGCGGCGGTGCGTGCGGGCGCGGAGAGCCAGATGGCGACCGGGAGGTTCACCCGGCCTGAGGAGGTGGCCGACCTGGCCGTCATGCTGTCCAGCCCGCGGCTCGGCAACCTGACCGGGGCCGACGTGGTCATCGACGGCGGGATGCGTCCGACGATGTAG
- a CDS encoding alpha/beta hydrolase produces MVFVHGLWLLSSSWDKWRALFEDQSYATIAPGWPDDPGSVEEARRDPEVFAKKMVKQVTEHYLEAIDALEHEPAVIGHSFGGLIAQKIAGEGVAAATVSIDNAPFQGVLQLPASSLKSAAPVLTNPTNIGKAVSLTFEQFRYGWANHVDEAEARELYETYHVPTSGVPLFQAATANFNPFAETKVDTKNPERGPLLLISGEGDNTVPASIVEASYKIQSRNEGVTRLATVPNRGHSLTIDSGWREVADIALEFVQEFAPVES; encoded by the coding sequence GTGGTGTTCGTCCACGGCCTGTGGCTGCTGTCGAGCAGCTGGGACAAATGGCGGGCGCTCTTCGAAGACCAGAGCTATGCCACTATCGCGCCGGGCTGGCCGGACGACCCGGGCAGCGTCGAGGAGGCGCGGCGTGATCCCGAGGTCTTCGCCAAGAAGATGGTCAAGCAGGTCACAGAGCACTACCTCGAAGCGATCGACGCCCTCGAGCACGAGCCGGCGGTGATCGGCCACTCGTTCGGCGGGCTGATCGCGCAGAAGATCGCGGGGGAGGGCGTCGCGGCGGCCACGGTGTCGATCGACAACGCGCCGTTCCAGGGCGTGCTCCAGCTCCCCGCCTCGTCGCTGAAGTCGGCGGCGCCGGTGCTCACCAACCCGACCAACATCGGCAAGGCAGTGTCGCTCACGTTCGAGCAGTTCCGCTACGGCTGGGCCAACCACGTCGACGAGGCGGAAGCGCGCGAACTGTACGAGACGTACCACGTGCCCACGTCCGGAGTGCCGCTGTTCCAGGCAGCGACGGCCAACTTCAACCCGTTCGCCGAGACCAAGGTCGACACGAAGAACCCGGAGCGCGGGCCGCTGCTGCTCATCTCGGGCGAGGGCGACAACACGGTGCCAGCGTCGATCGTCGAGGCCAGCTACAAGATCCAGTCCCGCAACGAGGGAGTGACCAGGCTCGCCACGGTGCCCAACCGCGGCCACTCGCTCACGATCGACAGCGGCTGGCGCGAGGTCGCGGACATCGCGCTCGAGTTCGTCCAGGAGTTCGCGCCGGTCGAGTCATGA
- a CDS encoding SDR family oxidoreductase, which translates to MRVFVTGASGWIGSAVVPELLSAGHTVVGLARSDASAAALEAVGAQAHRGSLDDLASLKAGAAESDGVIHLAFKHDFSDYQGAGRTERAAIETLAGELEGSDRPFLFASGVALLAPGRLATERDVSPYSGPDAPRGGAEPLAFGYAERGVRPVSLRFAPTVHGDGDHGFTAALVDIARRTGVAAYIGDGANRWPAVHRLDAAHLVRLALDGAPAGSVVHAVAEEGVPTRDIATAIGQGLGLPVVSIPAEDAPEHFGWLGQFFGADVPASSALTRELLGWTPTHPGLLDDLAAGYYFRAAA; encoded by the coding sequence ATGCGCGTATTCGTCACGGGAGCATCCGGCTGGATCGGCTCCGCCGTCGTCCCAGAACTCCTCTCCGCCGGCCACACGGTCGTCGGCCTCGCCCGGTCGGACGCATCGGCCGCCGCGCTCGAAGCCGTCGGTGCCCAGGCCCACCGCGGCAGCCTCGACGACCTGGCATCGCTGAAGGCGGGCGCGGCGGAGTCGGACGGGGTCATCCACCTGGCGTTCAAGCACGACTTCTCCGACTACCAGGGCGCCGGGCGCACAGAGCGCGCCGCCATCGAGACCCTCGCCGGCGAGCTCGAAGGTTCCGACCGTCCGTTCCTGTTCGCCTCCGGCGTCGCCCTGCTCGCACCCGGCCGCTTGGCGACCGAGCGCGACGTGTCGCCGTACAGCGGGCCGGACGCCCCGCGCGGCGGAGCAGAGCCGCTCGCCTTCGGCTACGCGGAGCGGGGCGTGCGCCCGGTCAGCCTGCGCTTCGCGCCGACCGTCCACGGCGACGGCGACCACGGCTTCACGGCCGCGCTCGTCGACATCGCCCGCCGCACCGGCGTGGCCGCCTACATCGGCGACGGCGCCAACCGCTGGCCCGCCGTCCACCGGCTCGACGCCGCCCATCTGGTGCGCCTCGCGCTCGACGGCGCCCCGGCGGGCAGCGTCGTGCACGCGGTCGCCGAGGAGGGCGTGCCGACCCGTGACATCGCGACGGCCATCGGGCAGGGACTCGGCCTGCCCGTCGTCTCCATCCCGGCGGAGGACGCGCCGGAGCACTTCGGCTGGCTCGGACAGTTCTTCGGCGCCGACGTCCCCGCGTCGAGCGCGCTGACGCGGGAACTCCTCGGCTGGACGCCGACGCATCCTGGACTGCTGGACGATCTCGCCGCCGGGTACTACTTCCGTGCGGCCGCCTGA
- a CDS encoding glycerate kinase — protein sequence MPYTVVVAPDSFKGSATATAVAEALASGWSSVRSDDRLVLAPMADGGEGTLDAFEVAVPGSVRHAITVLGPAGADLDASWLSLPDGTAVVELAETSGLAHLPTLAPLDAHTYGFGQAIAAALASGATGLLLAIGGSSSTDGGVGALAALGAHFTDPTGRPIRLGNRGLGTLAKADLSGLPPLPPGGVRILSDVTNPLLGPTGAAAVFGPQKGATPEQAAGMESGLARLARVLGGGRVRAAAPDAGAERGGRQLRATTPGAGAAGGTGYGLLAWGASLAPGSAAVGDALGLPALVATADVVITGEGRFDSQSAAGKVPAYVSHLARDAGVPALLAAGAIQAPTDAFAAAVSLTELAGSADAALADPRRWAREAGAVLARRIG from the coding sequence ATGCCGTACACCGTCGTCGTCGCGCCGGACTCGTTCAAGGGCTCGGCGACCGCCACCGCGGTCGCCGAGGCCCTCGCATCCGGCTGGTCGTCGGTGCGCTCCGACGACAGGCTCGTCCTCGCCCCGATGGCCGACGGCGGCGAGGGCACCCTCGACGCGTTCGAGGTCGCCGTCCCCGGCTCGGTCAGGCACGCCATCACGGTGCTCGGTCCGGCGGGCGCCGACCTGGATGCGTCCTGGCTGTCCCTCCCGGACGGCACGGCGGTCGTCGAACTCGCCGAGACGAGCGGCCTCGCCCACCTGCCGACGCTCGCCCCGCTCGACGCGCACACCTACGGTTTCGGACAGGCGATCGCGGCAGCCCTCGCCTCCGGCGCGACCGGACTCCTCCTGGCGATCGGCGGCAGCTCCTCCACGGACGGCGGCGTCGGAGCCCTCGCCGCCCTCGGCGCACACTTCACCGACCCGACGGGCCGCCCCATCCGCCTGGGCAACCGCGGCCTCGGCACGCTCGCCAAGGCCGACCTCAGCGGACTTCCGCCGCTACCGCCCGGCGGGGTGCGCATCCTGAGCGACGTCACCAACCCGCTGCTCGGCCCGACGGGCGCAGCGGCCGTGTTCGGCCCGCAGAAAGGCGCGACCCCGGAGCAGGCGGCCGGGATGGAGTCGGGGCTCGCGCGGCTGGCGCGCGTGCTCGGCGGCGGCCGGGTGCGGGCGGCGGCGCCCGATGCGGGTGCTGAGCGTGGCGGCAGGCAACTCCGGGCCACCACCCCGGGCGCGGGCGCGGCGGGCGGCACCGGCTACGGCCTACTGGCCTGGGGCGCCTCACTCGCTCCCGGATCCGCGGCGGTGGGCGACGCCCTCGGGCTCCCCGCCCTGGTGGCGACCGCCGACGTCGTGATCACCGGCGAGGGCCGCTTCGACAGCCAGTCGGCGGCGGGCAAGGTTCCCGCCTACGTGTCGCACCTGGCACGGGATGCGGGTGTCCCGGCCCTGCTCGCCGCTGGCGCGATCCAGGCGCCCACCGACGCCTTCGCGGCCGCCGTGTCGCTCACCGAACTCGCGGGAAGCGCAGACGCCGCCCTCGCCGACCCGCGGCGCTGGGCGCGAGAAGCGGGTGCTGTGCTGGCCCGTCGGATCGGGTAG
- a CDS encoding TetR/AcrR family transcriptional regulator, whose protein sequence is MARWEPDARGRLAVSALELYAERGYDRTTVADIAERAGVTERTFFRHFADKREVLFDGSNALQNATVAGIADAPADAAPLEIAGEALALASRILEDRRPFALLRAQVIAANTSLLERELLKMWALGAAAGDALRARGVPAAEANLAAESAVTVFRAAFARWIAAEPGTTIDDYVRAALADLKALTATADTATTSSDASRRR, encoded by the coding sequence GTGGCACGATGGGAACCGGATGCGCGCGGCCGCCTCGCCGTCTCCGCGCTCGAGCTGTACGCGGAGCGCGGCTACGACCGAACGACGGTCGCCGACATCGCCGAGCGCGCCGGTGTGACGGAGCGCACCTTCTTCCGCCACTTCGCCGACAAGCGCGAGGTGCTGTTCGACGGCTCCAACGCGCTCCAGAACGCCACGGTCGCTGGAATCGCGGACGCACCCGCCGACGCCGCCCCGCTCGAGATCGCGGGCGAAGCGCTCGCACTGGCCTCGCGCATCCTGGAGGATCGCCGGCCGTTCGCGCTGTTGCGCGCGCAGGTCATCGCCGCGAACACGAGCCTGCTGGAGCGCGAGCTGCTCAAGATGTGGGCGCTTGGGGCCGCCGCGGGGGACGCGCTCCGCGCCCGCGGGGTGCCGGCCGCGGAGGCGAACCTGGCCGCCGAGTCTGCGGTGACGGTGTTCCGCGCCGCGTTCGCGCGCTGGATCGCGGCAGAGCCCGGCACCACCATCGACGACTACGTGCGCGCCGCCCTCGCCGACCTCAAGGCCCTCACCGCCACCGCAGACACCGCCACTACATCGTCGGACGCATCCCGCCGTCGATGA
- a CDS encoding 4-phosphopantetheinyl transferase, giving the protein MCTGDLLLRRGTAVDGRAMLRELVSELAAVPADDVRIAARCPDCSGEHGRPVVMAPDAATGVRVSLAHAGDVTVAAALAGGSVGVDAEPSTAAGTATTAAAGATDLRQWTRIEAVLKADGRGLRVDPAAVAFEHTGDLLIASVPGDPRRYEVRDAHLGDDLYVTVAIER; this is encoded by the coding sequence GTGTGCACCGGCGACCTCCTCCTTCGACGCGGCACAGCGGTCGACGGCCGGGCCATGCTGCGCGAGCTCGTGTCCGAGCTGGCCGCCGTGCCGGCCGACGACGTGCGCATCGCGGCGCGCTGCCCCGATTGCAGCGGCGAGCACGGGCGTCCCGTGGTGATGGCACCGGATGCGGCCACAGGGGTTCGCGTGTCCCTCGCGCACGCGGGCGATGTCACGGTGGCGGCGGCGCTGGCGGGCGGCTCGGTCGGAGTGGATGCGGAGCCCAGCACCGCGGCCGGGACCGCGACCACGGCCGCGGCCGGAGCCACCGACCTGCGCCAGTGGACGAGGATCGAGGCCGTCCTCAAGGCCGACGGCCGCGGGCTGCGGGTCGACCCGGCCGCCGTGGCCTTCGAGCACACCGGAGACCTGCTCATCGCGTCGGTCCCCGGCGATCCGCGCCGCTACGAGGTGCGGGATGCGCACCTCGGCGACGACCTGTACGTCACCGTCGCGATCGAACGGTGA
- a CDS encoding VOC family protein: MLRLQNVTYLVRDHEEALAFFVDALGFAVRQDDTFDGGWRRVVVGPADGGTGFVLALHPDASATGSQAGGDVAFFLETDDFAAQHERMVAHGVRFREEPRHESYGTVAVFEDLYGMPWDLIQPPRARA; encoded by the coding sequence ATGCTCCGCCTTCAGAACGTCACCTATCTCGTCCGCGACCACGAGGAGGCGCTCGCATTCTTCGTGGACGCGCTCGGCTTCGCGGTGCGCCAGGACGACACCTTCGACGGCGGCTGGCGCAGGGTGGTGGTCGGCCCAGCAGACGGAGGCACGGGATTCGTGCTCGCCCTGCACCCGGATGCGTCCGCCACCGGCAGCCAGGCGGGCGGCGACGTCGCGTTCTTCCTGGAGACCGACGACTTCGCCGCGCAGCACGAGCGGATGGTCGCGCACGGCGTGCGCTTCCGCGAAGAACCCCGGCACGAGAGCTACGGAACGGTCGCTGTATTCGAGGACCTGTACGGGATGCCGTGGGACCTCATCCAGCCGCCGAGGGCGCGAGCCTAG
- a CDS encoding DUF11 domain-containing protein produces MSRSTGKLDSPRRSRGALSLVRSVAAAGVALLGLGVLGTGPALAAPGSPGVPRAPATNVFFENFQNQVATNGIRIGQYTGGAAANTSTYVASPNWSPAGDQCNGWLLRSSTPRNATVTGIDSGCDVTAWGYLQGMATAIGLYRGEPLATAQTNQILSAYTNGGSNPGPGVQVQTAKPITGTIVPGHFYLISAIYGAANCVSEGPTLNRQDPSLSFNLIQNQTGSGPPPGTGTGTVTTLASGLNPCTDAHTRVITTGGRTFHVAQLNSAGFRMPAGVTSLGVQLYNAAGAFRGNDSGFDDPTIVDATPQLDKVFSPSTLPAGQSTTLTFTITNTDELSAKNGWSFTDTLPAGLRFSGAPATDCPAGVATVTGTSVSGSGNLDAGMASCTVTVPVTSDTTGTFTNGPSNIGPLDGLLEPGTSTVVFTEPDQPAISLIKSTDLTAPTQYVVGRVVTYSFLVTNTGNVPLTALSVAETAFSGSGTPPVASCPATTLAAGDSVTCTGTYTITQADVNAGSVTNTAVATGTPPTGPPVTATSDALISGSEAPSLDLVKTANASGVSSPAAVGDSVSYTVTVTNTGNVTLLGVTVTDTLLGAGLALAWPGTAGTLAPGESVVGTGTHAVTQAEIDVGHVDNTATAAGSTAGGTDVTAGPQSTVTPLPPGPHLTLQKSASAALSTPAAVGDLITYSFTITNDGNLTLHAVSFTDRLPGLSVPTYSWPGPAGELAPGGVATATATYPITQADIDAGQVLNSAIATGTTPAGAETPSDPADTVTPIPNVSQLGLTKSADASGIQKPTRPGDPIVYTFVVTNTGNTTLTGVTIADQLAGLGTFTFTWPGADGELAPGQQATAIATYAVTSADIAAGQVVNSAVASGTAPDSSTVDSPPAGTTTPLGAVAALSLVKSVAPNGPAEFVVGQVVTYTFVVTNTGNVPVGAVSIAETAFSGSGTLPPAVCPPTVLAPGSQLVCTTTYTLTQADIDAGEVTNTATASGSAPDASTVTSNESGTIIPADPAPALTLVKAADLTEVTDAGQTVNYTYTLTNAGNVTLTAFTVTETIFTGVGTPPAPTCPADPASLAPGQSVVCTATYEVDAADLTGQPIVNTATATADPPGGQSVTTPPSSASVDTVVPTTPTPTPTPTPPGPGPGPSGGGSSPLAGTGSVLPIAGIVIGALLVAAGAVLLAVRWRRRAARR; encoded by the coding sequence ATGAGTCGGAGCACGGGGAAGCTCGACTCGCCACGCCGCTCACGCGGCGCGCTCTCACTGGTGCGTTCCGTCGCCGCCGCCGGGGTCGCTCTGCTCGGGCTGGGCGTCCTGGGCACCGGTCCAGCACTGGCTGCGCCGGGCAGTCCCGGTGTGCCGCGGGCGCCCGCGACCAATGTGTTCTTCGAGAACTTCCAGAACCAGGTCGCCACGAACGGCATCCGGATCGGGCAGTACACCGGCGGGGCGGCGGCGAACACCTCCACCTACGTGGCGAGCCCGAACTGGTCGCCGGCCGGCGACCAGTGCAACGGCTGGCTGCTGCGGTCGAGCACGCCACGCAACGCCACCGTGACGGGCATCGACTCCGGATGCGACGTCACGGCCTGGGGCTACCTGCAGGGGATGGCGACCGCGATCGGCCTCTACCGGGGCGAGCCGCTCGCGACAGCGCAGACCAACCAGATCCTGTCCGCGTACACGAACGGCGGGTCGAATCCCGGGCCGGGCGTCCAGGTGCAGACGGCGAAGCCGATCACCGGGACCATCGTTCCCGGGCACTTCTACCTGATCAGCGCGATCTACGGTGCGGCGAACTGCGTGTCGGAGGGCCCCACCCTGAACAGGCAGGACCCGAGCCTCAGCTTCAACCTCATCCAGAATCAGACGGGGAGCGGGCCGCCGCCGGGGACGGGAACCGGCACGGTCACCACTCTCGCATCCGGTCTGAACCCGTGCACCGACGCCCACACGCGCGTCATCACGACCGGCGGCCGCACCTTCCACGTCGCGCAGCTGAACTCGGCGGGCTTCCGCATGCCGGCGGGCGTCACGTCACTGGGCGTCCAGCTCTACAACGCAGCAGGCGCATTCCGCGGCAACGACTCCGGGTTCGACGATCCGACGATCGTGGATGCGACCCCGCAACTCGACAAGGTCTTCTCCCCGTCGACGCTGCCGGCCGGGCAGAGCACGACGTTGACGTTCACGATCACGAACACCGACGAGCTCTCCGCGAAGAACGGCTGGTCGTTCACGGACACGCTGCCCGCCGGGCTCCGGTTCTCCGGGGCGCCGGCGACCGACTGCCCCGCCGGGGTGGCGACCGTGACGGGCACGTCGGTCAGCGGAAGCGGGAACCTCGACGCCGGGATGGCGTCCTGCACCGTCACCGTTCCCGTCACGTCGGACACGACGGGCACCTTCACCAACGGGCCGAGCAACATCGGGCCGCTCGACGGCCTCCTCGAGCCCGGGACCAGCACGGTCGTGTTCACCGAGCCCGATCAGCCGGCCATCTCGCTCATCAAGTCCACCGACCTCACCGCCCCGACGCAGTACGTCGTCGGACGCGTCGTCACGTATTCGTTCCTCGTGACGAACACGGGCAATGTCCCGCTGACCGCCCTCTCGGTGGCGGAGACCGCCTTCAGCGGGTCGGGGACGCCGCCCGTCGCCTCGTGTCCGGCCACCACGCTCGCGGCCGGGGACTCCGTCACCTGCACGGGCACGTACACGATCACCCAGGCGGACGTGAATGCGGGGAGCGTCACGAACACGGCCGTCGCGACGGGAACGCCGCCCACCGGGCCACCCGTGACCGCCACCTCCGACGCCCTCATCTCGGGAAGCGAGGCGCCGTCCCTCGACCTCGTCAAGACGGCGAACGCGAGCGGGGTGAGCTCCCCCGCCGCGGTGGGCGACTCCGTCTCGTACACGGTCACCGTCACGAACACCGGCAACGTGACGCTGCTCGGCGTCACCGTCACCGACACGCTTCTCGGCGCCGGTCTCGCCCTGGCGTGGCCGGGCACGGCCGGCACCCTCGCGCCCGGCGAATCGGTCGTCGGCACGGGCACGCACGCGGTGACGCAGGCCGAGATCGACGTCGGCCACGTCGACAACACGGCGACCGCCGCCGGGTCGACGGCGGGCGGCACCGACGTCACCGCCGGGCCGCAGAGCACGGTCACCCCGCTGCCGCCCGGCCCGCACCTGACGCTGCAGAAGAGCGCATCGGCAGCCCTCTCCACGCCGGCGGCCGTCGGAGACCTGATCACCTACAGTTTCACGATCACGAACGACGGCAACCTCACCCTGCACGCCGTCTCGTTCACCGACCGCCTGCCTGGCCTGTCGGTGCCGACGTACAGCTGGCCCGGTCCAGCCGGTGAGCTCGCCCCCGGCGGCGTCGCCACCGCGACGGCGACGTACCCGATCACGCAGGCGGACATCGACGCCGGACAGGTGCTCAACTCCGCCATCGCCACGGGCACGACACCGGCGGGAGCGGAGACGCCGTCCGATCCGGCCGACACCGTGACGCCCATCCCGAACGTGTCGCAACTGGGCCTGACGAAGTCGGCTGACGCATCCGGTATTCAGAAGCCGACGCGGCCGGGCGACCCCATCGTCTACACGTTCGTGGTGACCAACACCGGCAACACGACGCTCACAGGCGTCACGATCGCCGACCAGCTCGCGGGCCTCGGAACGTTCACCTTCACCTGGCCTGGTGCTGACGGCGAGCTCGCCCCCGGGCAGCAGGCCACCGCCATCGCGACGTATGCGGTGACCAGTGCCGACATCGCAGCCGGGCAGGTCGTGAACAGCGCCGTCGCATCCGGGACGGCACCGGACAGCAGCACGGTCGACTCGCCACCGGCGGGCACGACGACCCCGCTCGGCGCCGTCGCCGCCCTCTCGCTCGTGAAATCCGTGGCACCGAACGGTCCGGCCGAGTTCGTGGTCGGCCAGGTCGTCACGTACACGTTCGTGGTGACAAACACCGGCAACGTTCCGGTTGGCGCTGTCTCCATTGCGGAGACCGCCTTCTCGGGGAGCGGCACTCTGCCGCCCGCGGTCTGCCCGCCGACGGTGCTCGCCCCGGGGAGCCAGCTCGTCTGCACCACGACGTACACGCTCACCCAGGCAGACATCGACGCGGGCGAGGTGACCAACACGGCGACAGCCTCGGGATCCGCACCGGACGCGAGCACGGTGACCTCCAACGAGTCCGGCACGATCATCCCGGCCGACCCGGCGCCCGCCCTCACGCTCGTCAAGGCAGCGGACCTGACGGAGGTGACGGACGCCGGCCAGACCGTGAACTACACGTACACACTGACCAACGCCGGCAACGTCACCCTCACCGCGTTCACGGTGACCGAGACGATCTTCACCGGGGTCGGAACGCCTCCCGCGCCGACCTGCCCGGCCGACCCCGCCAGCCTGGCACCGGGGCAGAGCGTCGTCTGCACGGCGACGTACGAGGTGGATGCGGCCGACCTCACGGGGCAGCCGATCGTCAACACCGCGACGGCGACCGCCGACCCGCCGGGCGGACAGAGCGTGACCACGCCGCCGTCGAGTGCGTCGGTGGATACGGTGGTCCCCACGACGCCGACGCCGACGCCCACGCCGACGCCGCCTGGCCCGGGGCCCGGGCCGTCGGGCGGAGGGTCGAGCCCGCTGGCGGGGACGGGGTCCGTGCTGCCGATCGCGGGGATCGTGATCGGGGCGCTGCTGGTGGCGGCCGGAGCGGTACTGCTGGCGGTGCGGTGGCGGCGGAGGGCCGCGCGGCGGTAG